The genomic DNA GCGTATTTTCAGAGCAAGGCCGGCTTCGTCGAGGGCACGCCGGATGACCTGCCCGCATCGCGCCGGGAGAAATACGAGCAGAGCGGCCGCAAGTCGAAGGTGCTGGTGAAGAAGCTCAAATGAGCGGCCCGGTGAAGCTTCCGCTGCCCGCGGGCGATGGCGGGGTTGCTTCTCCGCGCCTCTGGCTGCCGGGCGATTTCTTCCACACCGTCCGCCGGTGTGGATTGCAGTTCACCCGTGATGTGCTGTGGGTCCGTGTCCGGCGGCAGCTCCTGCTGCATGGCTCGCCGCTGCGTTTCAACAACCGCGCGCACCGTGACCGGCGGTTTCCCGATTACGTCCCGCTCGCGAAGCGATTCCGCGTTTCCACCTCGCGGTTCGGCATCGGCCAGGTTGCGGACTCGAACCGCACGCCGCTCGGCTTGCATCGCATCGCGCAGAAAATCGGCGGCGGCTGGCCCGTCGGCACCGTCTTCAAGGGCCGCAAGCCCGTCGGTTTCACCTGGAAGGGACTGCCCCTCGCGCCCATCACCACGCGCATCCTGTGGCTCGAGGGGCTTGAGCCGGGCTTCAACCGTGGCGGCAACGTGGATTCGTTCGCGCGCTACATTTACATCCACGGCACCGGGGACGAACCGAGCCTGGGCCGGCCCGCCTCGCATGGCTGCATCCATCTCGCAGCGGACGACCTCATGCCGTTGTTCGACGAACTCCCCGTCGGCACGCTCGTCTGGATCAGCCGCGAATGACGCGCGCTTGCGGTGCAACGTGAGG from Verrucomicrobiota bacterium includes the following:
- a CDS encoding L,D-transpeptidase, yielding MSGPVKLPLPAGDGGVASPRLWLPGDFFHTVRRCGLQFTRDVLWVRVRRQLLLHGSPLRFNNRAHRDRRFPDYVPLAKRFRVSTSRFGIGQVADSNRTPLGLHRIAQKIGGGWPVGTVFKGRKPVGFTWKGLPLAPITTRILWLEGLEPGFNRGGNVDSFARYIYIHGTGDEPSLGRPASHGCIHLAADDLMPLFDELPVGTLVWISRE